The following are from one region of the Aspergillus luchuensis IFO 4308 DNA, chromosome 4, nearly complete sequence genome:
- the dscA gene encoding ubiquitin-protein ligase dscA (BUSCO:EOG092619VG;~COG:O;~EggNog:ENOG410PISQ;~InterPro:IPR001841,IPR024766,IPR013083;~PFAM:PF13923,PF14634,PF00097,PF13639,PF12678;~SECRETED:SignalP(1-22);~TransMembrane:7 (n7-18c22/23o386-405i417-438o444-465i551-569o575-593i614-633o639-655i);~go_function: GO:0008270 - zinc ion binding [Evidence IEA]): protein MDHRGSFFFFLVVFYLLLSSQSHSPLVSQDEEHQRELVRERNALHMLNESKYGDFDPGTDRWLPFSGVRKNDSYAWDLLPDVQDRARFQLRSTMAEAGLRPPKALAVPDAFSGLNLTQLLLPVYRNATGKLRGEWVRHKQNKQHALLNTTAIALENEYFTHEFSHNVTGDSGTFYLDLREGGGEEVQLPEGQVREIRATLAVESGDFWGNTWYLSLYGVHFPETGAIILTTTSEKFGGVFALPHLMMSPDAYNLTHQLLVKSLSDTISEKQNRPPTLFPWSSLVGTEQVEYPAPKCEHIVYLQLHPVAIHGYLTDKTIIEQIEQELRYPMGAPIPSPPPLVMSAVVFSPDCGYILETKGAPDFPPTEALYLSGPKMEEFGKFSARIIFMISAFSVGQIALLLRQIKEASTPSTRSRISFYTIALMAFGDSFVLVFMLLELYPAVSFLVMTTASFLTFLSVSYIGMKFMMEIWAVQAPERREQERRPNPTTRSGNLPLPATTTRVTDTGATPIILTPDQDPPSEENEPPANRGATPTAQDTRGDVGAMYARFYFILFVLLIISVWSFIWPNRMGAIYARTLGFIYLSFWVPQIYRNVMRNCRKALRWEFVVGQSFLRLFPFIYFLTARGNVLFIRPDSTTALALAGWVWVQVWVLASQDILGPRFFVPSGWAPPAYDYHPVLRDSSGSGDDLESGGVLPIGALRADEREYSMEAKDEDKQRAKDKKKAVFDCAICMQEIEVPVLAAPGGAGSSSMTDGATSLLSRRTYMVTPCRHIFHSTCLESWMRLRLQCPICRESIPPV, encoded by the coding sequence ATGGATCACCGcggttcttttttcttctttctggtAGTTTTCTACCTGCTTCTGAGCTCGCAGTCGCATTCACCTCTGGTCTCTCAGGATGAAGAGCACCAAAGAGAGCTTGTGAGGGAGCGGAACGCGCTTCACATGTTGAATGAGTCTAAGTATGGCGACTTCGATCCGGGGACCGACCGATGGCTCCCATTTTCGGGTGTCAGAAAGAACGATAGCTATGCTTGGGATCTTCTGCCAGATGTTCAGGATAGAGCTCGGTTTCAGCTGCGGTCCACCATGGCAGAGGCGGGCTTGAGGCCTCCCAAGGCCCTTGCCGTGCCTGACGCTTTCTCCGGTCTTAACTTGACCCAATTACTCCTCCCAGTCTATCGTAATGCGACCGGTAAGCTGCGCGGAGAATGGGTACGCCACAAACAGAACAAACAACATGCCCTGTTGAACACGACTGCAATTGCACTGGAGAACGAATACTTCACGCATGAGTTCAGTCACAATGTTACGGGGGATAGTGGCACTTTCTACCTTGATCTCCgggagggcggtggtgaggaagtcCAATTGCCCGAGGGCCAGGTTCGGGAGATCCGAGCAACTTTGGCTGTGGAGAGCGGCGATTTCTGGGGTAACACCTGGTATCTGTCGCTGTATGGTGTTCATTTCCCGGAGACGGGCGCTATCATCTTGACTACAACCAGCGAGAAATTTGGTGGCGTATTCGCATTACCGCATCTGATGATGTCGCCAGACGCATACAACCTCACCCACCAGCTTCTCGTCAAATCCCTCTCGGACACTATATCTGAGAAGCAGAATCGGCCTCCTACCCTATTTCCTTGGTCCTCACTTGTCGGGACGGAGCAGGTGGAATACCCTGCTCCAAAATGTGAACATATCGTCTACCTCCAGCTGCATCCCGTCGCGATCCATGGCTACCTTACAGATAAAACGATCATCGAGCAGATAGAACAAGAGCTGAGATATCCAATGGGAGCCCCCAttccgtctcctccgcccCTAGTCATGTCAGCCGTCGTGTTCTCGCCTGATTGTGGATACATTCTAGAGACTAAGGGAGCTCCTGACTTCCCACCGACAGAAGCACTCTATCTATCGGGGCCGAAAATGGAGGAATTTGGCAAATTCTCTGCTCGCATCATCTTTATGATCTCGGCCTTTTCCGTTGGCCAGATCGCTTTACTGTTACGTCAAATCAAAGAAGCATCCACGCCATCTACTAGGAGCCGGATCAGCTTCTACACGATCGCGCTCATGGCGTTCGGCGATTCATTCGTACTTGTTTTCATGCTACTGGAGCTTTATCCGGCCGTTTCCTTCCTTGTTATGACAACAGCATCCTTCTTGACCTTCCTCTCGGTCAGTTATATCGGGATGAAATTCATGATGGAAATCTGGGCAGTCCAGGCCCCGGAGcgaagagaacaagaacgTCGACCGAATCCTACTACGCGATCAGGGAACCTTCCACTCCCTGCTACTACGACTCGAGTCACCGATACTGGCGCAACGCCTATCATTTTGACCCCCGATCAGGATCCGCCATCAGAGGAAAACGAACCTCCTGCGAATCGGGGCGCCACGCCGACTGCGCAGGATACACGAGGTGATGTCGGTGCCATGTACGCCCGGTTTTACTTTATCTTGTttgtcctcctcatcatatCTGTCTGGTCTTTCATTTGGCCAAACCGCATGGGAGCCATATATGCTCGAACCCTCggatttatatatctatcctTCTGGGTACCCCAGATATATCGAAATGTTATGCGCAATTGCCGCAAAGCTCTGCGCTGGGAATTTGTGGTTGGCCAAAGTTTCCTTCGACTCTTTCCATTCATCTACTTTTTGACTGCACGCGGGAATGTGCTTTTCATTCGACCCGACTCGACCACAGCCCTGgcactggctggctgggtgtGGGTTCAGGTCTGGGTATTGGCTAGCCAGGACATTCTGGGACCTCGCTTCTTTGTTCCTAGTGGGTGGGCGCCACCCGCCTATGATTATCACCCCGTGCTACGCGATAGCTCTGGATCCGGCGATGATCTTGAGTCTGGCGGAGTCCTTCCAATCGGGGCCTTGAGGGCTGACGAGCGGGAATACTCCATGGAGGCCAAAGATGAAGATAAGCAGCGGGCgaaagataagaagaaggcagTATTTGATTGTGCCATCTGTATGCAAGAAATCGAGGTTCCCGTCCTTGCAGCTCCGGGCGGTGCTGGCAGTAGCAGCATGACGGACGGGGCCACGAGTCTCCTCAGTCGACGGACATACATGGTCACCCCATGTCGGCATATCTTCCATAGTACCTGTCTCGAGAGCTGGATGCGACTTCGATTGCAGTGCCCAATTTGCCGAGAGTCTATTCCACCAGTTTAG